GTTGGTAAAATCCTGTTAACTTGCCCCAAACTCACTACTATCCCAGAGAGAGCCAACCAAACAAAACACGGCTTCGCTTTTTCCCTTTCATATCTATGATTACCCTCCTTACGCGAATTTCTCAGATTTTGGACTTTTCGGGCCACAAAGAAGCCAATTGCTTCAAAGCAGAGATCTCTCACTCTTTCTCTCTCATGGGCcaccaataataaaaaagcaAACGTTCTAAAAGTTTTGTAGAGTACAAGAAGAGCTCAACCTCGGAGTGCGTATGGAAAGTTTTGGATTAGTGAGTACTGGTGGAGGTATATCAGAGGGATCATGGACCAGCAAGAGTCAGAGGAGGACCAATTCTACAAGGTGCTTCAAGAGAACTTGAGATATGCATTTACTAGCCCCATAGCTACCACGCAGGTGTTCCCTACGCCTTATTCACAGTCGCAGCAAACTAAAAGGGAGGGGGGTAAGATGGGTAGTGTGGGAGGGGGGCTTGGAATTGAGGAAGGGAATGAGTCTTCATTGGTGGAGAATAGCATGCTGGCGGTGCAGGGGGGTGCGATTGAGGGCGTGGGATCGTGTGGGACGGTGCCGAGCAGTGCGATGGGGGTCACGGCGATTGGTGGTGGGAGTACCACGGGGACTGGGACTGGGActgcggcggcggcggcggcggcagtGTCTGTGTCTACGGCAGCAAGTGGGGGGAAGAGGGCCAGGACGACGTCACTGAACGATGTGAACACTCAGCCGTCGATGGTATTAAATTTTGAGAACTTTCCCAATGAGATATTTCTAGACTCTTCAGACCAGTTTCGTGAATTCCGTGAGTTTTTGCAGGAGTCACCAGCTAGTATTAATCTGTGGCAGGCGAAGACGCCTGCCAAAACGCCGTTGAAATttctgcagcagcagcaattacaacaacaacaacaacaacaacaacaacaacaacaacaacaacaacaacaacaacaccttcatcaacaacaacaccatccacaacagcagcagcagcagcagggaCAACAGCAGGGGATTTCTGGTTCCCTAGGGCCGCAGATGACTGCGGGGCAGGGCCTGCAGAGCCAGCATCAGACACCATTGCAGAACCTAGACATAAATCATATGTTTAATTCGGGCGGTAAATCTACAATGTCTCCTTCTAAGCGACTCTATTCTTTAACTCCATATAGCAGAAAAATCTTGAACGACATGGAAACGCCTTACAGCCGGGCTTTTGCATCTTCGTCAAACAGTGCGCTGGTGGACTTTCAAAGAGCTCGGAAAGAACATGGAAGCAGTTTAATGAAGACCCCGATCACCAAAAAGACGCGACAGCTGAATAACAAGCGACCTGAACAATTATCGGCCACGGCATCGTCGTCTCCtctatcttcatcacttaTTTCAAGCGTTGCTATTCCTACGATCGAGGTGTCGACATCTAAGGTCGCTGCTGGCTGTACTGCTGCTTTTCAGCGTAATACGAAGAACACTATTTCAGAAGTTGCCTCATCGTCACATATAAATGATCAGAAtcctgatgaagatgcagatGACAACCAGGACTTGTACGGATCATCACCGACAACCATACAGCTTACGTCTTCGGTGACTAAATCGGCGAGAGCTAACTTGAGCGAATCTCCCCCAATTGGAGCACAACGTGACCCGGCGATTGATAATCGACTTTTTGATATTGCCGCATCTCCAACTCCAAAACTGCACAGCAAGGTGTCTGTAGCAGAGACGCTGCCGTTACGGGTACCTGAGTTACCAAAGTTGGGATCTTTCAAGAGTGTAACTGTGCGTCCACAACTGATACCGTCCATTGCATATATCGCCTCAGGAGGCAACGTTGCAGGTGTTACAAGCGCTTCTTCTGTGGCCCCTGTGTTTATGGGGTCCACCTGCTGCAAGAGCAATAATACTAGGACAGCGTCGAAGCTTGCGCCGAAGGGCAGGAGCAGATCGAAATCCGGCCAGCAACCGCAGCACTctaaattccaatttaTTATGACAAATGCAAATTCTTTTACGCCCAATGGAGAGGGTGGATCTGGATCATCGAAGAGAAAACTGAAACGCTCCCAGTCCACAATTGCTGCACAGGATCAACATGTTAGGGCCTCTGACAATACTAATActaacaaaagaaaaaaaagaatttctCGATGTCTCAATAAAGTTATGGtattatattaatgttTTTTATATGTGCACAAGAAATAAAATCGAAAATCGAAaatcaaatatcaaatatcaaaaatatcaaaaataaaagacaTGTTTGTTAGCTATATTGCTAAGCCAGTCTCGTTTATTATGTAACAGGCTTTAGCTACCACTTTACTAATACGGGGGGAATCGATAGAAAAAGACTCTAGTACTACTGTTACTACGGCCACTAATAGTACTACTACCATTACTGCGTTTACTACTtcaactatttttttttttttcatttttttaaatttacGAACAGACAAATAGATCATCGATGTTAAGCCAGGAGATCAAAATACACGGAAGATATTTCTATAATATGTGACAGGAACGCGTCCATACCAGCACAAAACATAgtgttttttgttttacttactgttattattattattattattattattattattattattattattattattattattattattattattattattattttattattattttattattattttattattattattactatcatAGTATTAGTGTTATAGTACTGTTAGtcttatattatatcatattatattaaattGTATTGTATTTTATAGTCATTACATTATAATTTCCACTTGAACATATTGTATAAATTAAACGTTACATTATATATGGATCGAAATAGGTAAACGATAAAACGATGctagagaaagaaaaagcgAATGTTTTGTTAGATTTTATATCTAAAAGATAAAGGGCATACTAGTATATCACGTGGGCACGACATTCCCTaaagattaaaaataatctAAGGAGTATTAGCGAACTGCTAGAAACGAGAAAGTTGCCCAAATTACTGGTCTATCCGGAATTTTGAAGACGCAATAAGAGTAGCAAACAGTTCTGTTAAGTTATTGAGGTCAGGTTATTGAAAATGGAAGAAAGTGTATTGAATAGTTCCGGTGTAAAGGCAGAATTGAACGATTCACAGAAAGATCAACGACACCATTCTACAGAGAGTTCAAAGAAGGCAAGTAGTAGTCAGCCAGTTAGTGATGTGATTTCTGATCAGAAACTTTCGCAGTACAGTAAGCAATACACTGCACCTAAGATTAGTGCACATTACAAGCCAGTTTTCCCGAATGACTACCCCAACGAAGCCGCTGGGGTTCGAAAAGCAAGAAATGAAGTCAAATTAAAGATGTACTACAGGTCAAGGAATGTTTCCATACATCCTCTGAAATGCACAATGGATGGATATCCATCGATGAATCGCCGTAACATGCTGACGCGCGGGTCGAGTGGAACCCAGAGGGGTTCTGGTTATGAAAACGATGTTCATCGAAGGAACGCACCTGATTTTAAACAAGTATCAGGACACCCACTTCCACATTGGCCATATGAAGAAGAGTTTGGAAAATTAGCTTTATTTGATACAATAGATAATGAACCCCAATTAAAGAATGTTGATTGGGTACGTTCGTATTTGAAGTATTATGACAAGCTTTCTACCGTGAATAGAGATGCCCGCTACCGGTTGAGAAGTAATAACATGTGGAACACCATTCCCAAGGTCGACGTAGGTATGAAAGATGTGGACAATAGTCTTGGACCAGATAGATCATCCGAAAATAGTGCGTATTCATCCGCGAGGTTAGATTATTTTGACGTTGGTGAGTCTATAGACGGCAGCGCTTTTTATCCATCTAATCCGAATTTCTTTTCGGGAACAAGTTTAAGTCTACCAACGTTTGGTGATGTTCAATTGCCCTGTTTTGTATACCATTCCGCTGCTGAGTTAAAAAGCAACATATACATCCTTGGTGGCTTAGAACCCAGctttgaatataatgaagttgCACCAAACTTAAATGACTTTCATATGGATGGCATCAAGAATTTACCCCCACCAATTAACGATGAGTATATCAACAATCCTGCCATGCTTCCAAATAAACATTTGTACGTATACTCCACTAATGGATTCACATTAAAAAGGCCCAAATTAAAAGGGCaaataccaccaccactGATATGTGCGAAAATGGCAAAACTAACTGACCGCTATCTTTTCTATTACGGTGGCTTTGAGATTCGAAATGAAACTATAATCGACAATCACACAGGACAGTACTACATAAGTAGACGTGCATTCATTAACAATACAGCATATATTTTTGACAGCCGTATATTTAAGTTCACTAAAGTGGAATTAATTACACAATCAACTAAATTTTCTCCATATCGACCAACGGTTCCAAGGTTTGGCCACACGCAGGTATCCTTAAAACTAAATCTATCAAAATCTCTCGGCAGATACGCAGATAGCGAAGATGGCAAGAGTATTTCAAGCTCCATCCCCACCCAATCCTACCCCAGttctgttgatgatgactACACGAATACTACAGGTTCTGATCAAACTTTGAGCGGGGCTTCTTCTGCTAGTAGAACTCATGTACACACTATATTGATTATGGGAGGTTACAGACAGGTAAATGACAGCCAATATGAAGCTTTGAACGATATGTGGAGGTTGGACGTGACCGTAGTATCAAAAGGAAGGAAAGGCTATTTTCAGTTTGCAGAGACAGCTTTAGCGACCCTAATTTCCAAGCCGCATTGTGCAGATTCCGATATCAAGTGGCCAACACCGAGAGGATTCATGGCGGCCTGTCTTGCTGATACCAGTTCTTTAAATACTGCTCCTCTTTTGGATAgtttattaaaaactttgaagGAAAGCGAAGTCGCTAGCGTCACACTTAAAGACGAGTCCACCCAGCCAGTTTTCAGCAATCTTCCATTTAGTCATAATAAAGGGAGACATTCCATGAGCCAAGAAGCACGAAAGCTCTCTAAAATCACGGCATCGCAGTACACCATTAATAAAACTTTGGTCGTCCATGGTGGCTCTAACGGAACCCATGTTTACGGAGATATGTGGTGGTTCGATTTAGATAGCGAGCAATGGACTGAAGTACCCCTCTTGCTTAAAAACGAGCATACTAAACAAAGGGACAGAACCTGCATTCCTGTAGTAGGTCATGAACTCGTGCAGCACAATAGTCGATTTTTAATACTTGGCGGTATCCACCAACAAGATGTCGATAAAATATACTTCACAGGAAAAAATCTACAAAAAGAATCGGTAGAGGACCCAGAAAAAAGTACTTCAGGTGTCATTGTCCTAACAAGCAGCAATACTAACAGTAGTGGCAACACCAGCAACAACTTTAAAAACTGCGTTTCCTACGACGTCAAGACCATCCATACAACATTCCCCCAAGCCCTCAACCCAAAACTTGTCGCCGCCTGCGCTATATGTATACACGGCCAACTATGGCTAATCGGTGGAGCAGTAGTTCTGGCCTACGATAATCGCAAACACCTGCAACTACTAGGAAACATTACAGAATTGATTGTTCCACTTGTCGAGAGCACTCTTTAGTAGAGTAGCTCACTACTTTTAACAAAACTAAATCGGCTCCAAACAAAAAGTCTGCAGCTATCaataaaaaccaaatttCACCTAACTATATATTTAGTTATCGAATCATATCATAGCCTATCTTCTGAAGAGGCGTGTCATCATATCCTCCTTATGTCCATGCATATACAAGTCGTTTGAGTcacaaaaataaatattttgaacAGTTGACGAACTCGGGAAAAAAATTTCTGGAGGTAATTTGGTCTTCCTGGTTTAAGGATGAATAACGGTAGCTTCAAGCTACGAAAAGCTTGAAACTCGCTGTGTAGAGTCATATTAAGATACGAAAATACCACTAAAACAACTTGATATTTCCTCGAGGAAATAATAGCCAAGTGAAGTGGACAGATTAGAGAGTATATTAAGTTTGAGATTTGGTTGACTGTTATAAGGATTATCAGGATTCACAGAGCTAAGCGAAGCATTTTTTTAGAGAGACAAAAAGGAGTAGTATTACACAACGATAGAGGAAAGGCTTGCAAATTAAAAAGTGCTTTTGAATACTTAGCTAGTTGAGCAAAGGTTTTAAACACAGAGTTGCCAGGTGACAGTATTTTTCAGGGGTTCAAATAGATAATACCCACGGGCCAAACGGAGATAGATAGTTCTTTGATACTAAGTGCCGACAAAAAAGTGAGATGAATACCGAACGTCGTGTTTCCATGGCGGAACGCCGCCCATCATTGATGAAATGCAATACCGATTTATATCGAACCCCCTTGGTTGTCCCTCCTTTAGCTGGGATTGAAGATCCGTTGCCGGAAACCACGCCAGAAAAGGTGGATGTTGTGATTGCTGGTACTGGGCTCGTAGAGTCTATATTAGCCGCGGCATTATCGTGGCAGGGTTCCACTGTATTACATATTGATGCCAATACTTATTATGGGGACACAA
This Eremothecium cymbalariae DBVPG#7215 chromosome 5, complete sequence DNA region includes the following protein-coding sequences:
- the GPB1 gene encoding Gpb1p (similar to Ashbya gossypii ADR414C), with the protein product MEESVLNSSGVKAELNDSQKDQRHHSTESSKKASSSQPVSDVISDQKLSQYSKQYTAPKISAHYKPVFPNDYPNEAAGVRKARNEVKLKMYYRSRNVSIHPLKCTMDGYPSMNRRNMLTRGSSGTQRGSGYENDVHRRNAPDFKQVSGHPLPHWPYEEEFGKLALFDTIDNEPQLKNVDWVRSYLKYYDKLSTVNRDARYRLRSNNMWNTIPKVDVGMKDVDNSLGPDRSSENSAYSSARLDYFDVGESIDGSAFYPSNPNFFSGTSLSLPTFGDVQLPCFVYHSAAELKSNIYILGGLEPSFEYNEVAPNLNDFHMDGIKNLPPPINDEYINNPAMLPNKHLYVYSTNGFTLKRPKLKGQIPPPLICAKMAKLTDRYLFYYGGFEIRNETIIDNHTGQYYISRRAFINNTAYIFDSRIFKFTKVELITQSTKFSPYRPTVPRFGHTQVSLKLNLSKSLGRYADSEDGKSISSSIPTQSYPSSVDDDYTNTTGSDQTLSGASSASRTHVHTILIMGGYRQVNDSQYEALNDMWRLDVTVVSKGRKGYFQFAETALATLISKPHCADSDIKWPTPRGFMAACLADTSSLNTAPLLDSLLKTLKESEVASVTLKDESTQPVFSNLPFSHNKGRHSMSQEARKLSKITASQYTINKTLVVHGGSNGTHVYGDMWWFDLDSEQWTEVPLLLKNEHTKQRDRTCIPVVGHELVQHNSRFLILGGIHQQDVDKIYFTGKNLQKESVEDPEKSTSGVIVLTSSNTNSSGNTSNNFKNCVSYDVKTIHTTFPQALNPKLVAACAICIHGQLWLIGGAVVLAYDNRKHLQLLGNITELIVPLVESTL
- the NDD1 gene encoding Ndd1p (similar to Ashbya gossypii ADR415C) — encoded protein: MDQQESEEDQFYKVLQENLRYAFTSPIATTQVFPTPYSQSQQTKREGGKMGSVGGGLGIEEGNESSLVENSMLAVQGGAIEGVGSCGTVPSSAMGVTAIGGGSTTGTGTGTAAAAAAAVSVSTAASGGKRARTTSLNDVNTQPSMVLNFENFPNEIFLDSSDQFREFREFLQESPASINLWQAKTPAKTPLKFLQQQQLQQQQQQQQQQQQQQQQQQHLHQQQHHPQQQQQQQGQQQGISGSLGPQMTAGQGLQSQHQTPLQNLDINHMFNSGGKSTMSPSKRLYSLTPYSRKILNDMETPYSRAFASSSNSALVDFQRARKEHGSSLMKTPITKKTRQLNNKRPEQLSATASSSPLSSSLISSVAIPTIEVSTSKVAAGCTAAFQRNTKNTISEVASSSHINDQNPDEDADDNQDLYGSSPTTIQLTSSVTKSARANLSESPPIGAQRDPAIDNRLFDIAASPTPKLHSKVSVAETLPLRVPELPKLGSFKSVTVRPQLIPSIAYIASGGNVAGVTSASSVAPVFMGSTCCKSNNTRTASKLAPKGRSRSKSGQQPQHSKFQFIMTNANSFTPNGEGGSGSSKRKLKRSQSTIAAQDQHVRASDNTNTNKRKKRISRCLNKVMVLY